The sequence GAATCGTAATTTCTTGATCGTTCCAGCCAATACGGGTTTTTACTGTTACAGGGACATCTACAGCCTTGACAACCTCTTTTACAATAGCCTCAGCTACTTCTGGTTGACGCAGTAGGGAAGAACCACCACCATTTTTAGTAATTTTATTTACCGGACACCCCATATTAATATCCACGGTGTCCGCACCTTCTGCAACTGCTTTGACTGCTGCTTCCGCGAGGAAATCGGGACGACAGTCAAATAACTGGATGCTAATTGGTCGTTCGTTGGGGTCTACCTCCATGATTTTCGGTAATTGCTTGACATAATGCAACCCTGTGGCGTTCACCATTTCTGTGTAGAGCATCGAGTCGGGAGCGTAGCGACGCACCAAACGGCGAAACACCATATCTGTTACTCCAGATAAAGGGGATTGCAAAACCCGGCTTTTGACTGCAAATGTACCGATTTTCAGGGGTTGGGAAAGTCTAGCTTGGAGGGTGGGAGATAGAGTCAGCATACGCACAAAGTATGAAGGATGAAGTATGAAGGATGAAGGATGAAGGATGAAGTATGAAGTATGAAGGATGAAGTATGAAGTATGAAGTATGAAAATAATGAGTTTTTTCATACTTCAAATACGAGTCCTATATATAATTTGCGTGTTAGGTTTTGAGATTTTGTGCGACTTGTCTAACTGTTTCTATTTCCCAATTGAACGCTTGGGCGATTTGTTCGATTGTCAAACCAAAGACTAACAATTGAGATATGGTTTCTAATTTTATTTCCTGTAGACCTTGCAAACGTCCTTCTTCTAGACCTTGCAAACGTCCTTCTTCCTTAGCTTCCTGATAAAATCGTGTCTGACGCAATTCATCTAACCCAAACATTGCTTCAATCTCCTGAGGATTCATTGTCTTGATTGTTTGCTTTTTGTACAACTTGTCTAACTATTTCTACTTCCAAATTCAACGCTTGGGCGATTTGTTCCACTGTCCGTCCCAAGACTAAAAATTGAGGTACGACTTCTAATTTTGCTCGCAAGAGTCCTTCCTGTATACCTTCTTCCTTAGCTTCTTGATAAACTCGTGTCTGCTGCAATTCGCTTAACCCAAACATCGCTTCAATCTCCTGACGACTCATGGTGGGAAACTTATAAATCAAGATAGTCTCTATTAATTCACTCTAGTCGATTATTGGGCATGGGGTATTACTCGTAATCCACTCGATCAGTCACAGCTTTTAAATTTTTCTTAAGCACTGCTTTGCACTGGTTGCAGGTCGTATAAAGCGATGAGGCTTCAAAGGGTGATATCTCCTTCCCGCAAACTGCAATAACAACAGATTCCCCGTTCCAGCCACCAGGGACAAAATGAACTATTTTTGACATCTCACCAACTCCCGGAACAATAAACGTGCAGCATAGGATGCAACCTTCATTCGCACCAGCTTGACCGGGCGTCCGGCGGCTTTTTCAGTATCCAGCAATCCACCCAAGGTGACGCCTATGTGATTAGCCAAGCGCGATCGCTTAGGTTCAATCCTGGTAAACACCCACTGCCACAAAGCCTTGCGGCAAAGGTCACTACCTCCAATTATCTTACTTTTATGTTTATCACCAGATGACTCCAAGCTGGGAGCTATGCCCAAAGCTTTTTGAAATCTCCTCAACGAAAGGTGACGCTTGGTGGATTTTTTGGAGTTACGCCCCTGGCGTATCCTCACTTCTGGTTTACCATCCGCATTGAGGAAGGCTTCAATAGGGTAAATCTGGGAAATTATCACAGACTGTAAGCGAGTGCCAAACCCAAAACGTGTGAATACAGCGCGGTATTTCTCAAAGCGTGAATCACTGAGCAATTGGGACAATTCCACCTCGATGTTGAATTCTTCGGTTTGGAGATTGCACAATCGCTGTGCATGTTGGCGAACAGTAGCAGTTATCCCCAGTCCCACAGTTTGAGCGTAGAGTGCATCATATTTCTTGCTGGGACGCACCCCAGCAAGCCACCCCCATAACAGAGGGACTTCACCAGATGCGCCGCGCACCGACTTGACAAGCGCCACCTCTGGAAACTGCCACGCCAAATCCTGACGCAAGCGATTGATAATGGGACTTTGCACACGGTTAAGGTGAGCGAGTCTTAGTACCAATTCCCGAATTTTGACAATTGCCTCATCTCGAATTTGCACAAATCGACGTGGGTCTTGGTGGTAGTCGAAGTAGTAGCAGGCGAGCGCTAGTGCATCGGCGTCATCATCTTTGTCTGGCAACGCTAAATGATTTGCTCGATAGTTCCGCAACTCCTTGTGACCAACTAACCGCACTTCCACCCCGGCACGGGCTAAATGCGTACCCCACAGCTTAGAGTAGTTGTTTCCTGTGGGTTCCATGATTGCAACGTCTGGCTGCAGTTGCAGTAACTCACGAATTCCTGAAGCGTTGGCCTCTAGTTTTAAAAAGTGGCAATCATAATAAAATTGACGTGGCTGAACTGGCTTGTCTGTCAACAGGCAAGCAGAAACTGAGGACTTGCTAACATCAAGCCCCAAAACTTTAATCATTCGGTTTCCTCTGGGTGGTTCGTTTAATGTCCCTAGTGTCGATGCCTATGAATCACCCGAAGGCCATCAGCCTAGTTCACTCTCAAGGCAATGCCGCAAGCGGTAACTTGCGGCGACACAGGGATGAAATCAGTGCAAATGCACCAACCGAGCTTGGGAATTGCTGAAAGCCGCGAGAGCTTGATTCTAGTAAAAAGCCCTAAGCTGCTGCATTTGCACTTAACGTCTGGGTTGGACTCCAGACCGCGACTACAGCAGTGCTGTAGTTTCGCCAGTGAGTCAAGCTGGCTCGTCAGGCGGTGTAATCACCAGCCATTGCGATCGCCCTCCTCAAGGATCTGTTGCAACATCTGCTTTCCCTTTGCCCACTGACCACCACTGAGACGCAACACATTTTCAATGACGTAGGTTTCGCTCTTAGCTTCAAGTAGTGACTTCACTGCTAAATACAAGGATTTTTTTTGTGAAGTTGAAGCTTGAAGTTCAACAACATGATCTGCGCTCGGCTCTTGATACAAGTGTTCCAGGCTTTTAGTTAGCTCCTCCTTGACTTCCGGCGGGTAAGTCGCTGTTTGATAAACCTCATAAAGCGCCTCCTCTTGTTGCTGAGTGTGCAACGCAATTTCTAGCTGCTCTAACTCCTGGTTCATTGCAGACAATGCCCCCCGGCGGGCTTCTTGGATCATCAGTCTTTGGGATTCCCTGACGAGTTGCACCCCTGCAACCAGTGCCAAGCTGTAAGAAATTCCCTTACCAATTGCAGGCATAGGGGAAAGTGCAGCGAACCAGAAAGCAGCGGTACTTGCTAACAAGCAATTGGTTTTTATCCAGCGATTAGCCACTGCAGCAACCCTCCCAATACAACAGAACAGGCTACAGCAATCAGCAGCGCGTAGTAATCAGGTTCGGATATTTTCAAAAACTGACGGGCTGCATCATCGGTGACTAAAGCCATACCCAAGGCAGCTGCACACATGATGTAAATCACCCACATAACCCGGAATAAAGCCGGATGCAACGCCCCTAGCCAAGCCACACAGCTAGAGGCGATACACCCCAACAGGAACCAAGCCCCCAGGTGTACCGCCTTAGTCATTAGTAGTTATCCTTGATTTTGGCTCTTAACTCTTGAATGCGTTGCTGTGCTTTGTTTTCAGCGCGGTCTAAACCAAACCCAATTTGGCGTATTCTGGACGCAGTGCGTGGAGGTGTCGCGCCGTGCTTGCGTCGGCGCGTTTTTTAGTTAGTTCGGCGTCGGCTGTGCCGCGAATGTAGTTGCGGTGGTGTTTGTGAACTGCGGCGTCAGCGGCTTCAATCTTGCCAAGCGATTTGTAGGCGCGTTGAGATTGCTTTGCACCTTGGGTTTTTTCTGTGGCTAATTCCTTGAGGGCATCAGCTTCTGGCTTGGTAAAATAGCGGGGTACGTCACTGACAGGTGCTGTCCGGACTGACTCCCAGGCGCCCGCGTTCAATGGGTTTATCGCTGTGGGGTCAGTTGGAGCCAGCACACGATTTTTGTCTATGGCGTGACCACCTGTGGCGAGTGAGGATTGACTTTCTTTGTTGCTGGATTTACCAGCAGCGCTGGTGATGCGAGATAGGATACCCATAATCTTTACTCCTTATTGACAAACTTGGGTCTTGACTTGCTGCAGTTGTTCGGACTGCGCTTTCATCTGCCGCAGTTGCACTTGATCTGCACTTTGGTAGGTGAAAATTGCCCCTAGGCTTAAACCAGCAACTAAGGCTGCAGCGAACAGCACGAAATATGCTGGTGTTAAATCTGGTGTCGCCGCTGGTGTTGGGGTGGGTTCTACTTCGGGGTAGAATTCGCCGGTGAATGGTACAACTTTGCTGGTGGGCTGCTGTTTATTCTTCACCGTCTCCCTCCAGCAACATTGGTTGATAGGTGGGTAGCAGTAGGTGAGATGTGCCGGCTGCGAGTGCGGCGCGAAGTGAGGTTTGCATAATTTCCCGGTCTTGGGGTGTGGGATTGTCCCGCATTTGGCGAATGCGGTGAATCACTCTGCCTGGGAATTGTCGCCAGTATTCGTGGGCTAATGCGTTGGCATCATTGGCTAGCAGTGATTCAAGCAGGTCATCTGCACTATTTTCTGCATCGTCATCCGTTGCATTTTCTGGTGCAGTGTTGCGGCTACGCAATAGTTCAATCCCGGCATCAGTCCACATTTTGCGTCCTGATTCTTCAACCACCACATGCACGTCAATCTGAAATACTCCAGGGTGACGGCGTAGCCAAGAGCGAATTGTGCTTTCTGGTATCCCGGTTTCGCGGGGATGCTTCAGGCGTGGTGTACAGATTTTGCATTACTGTCACTCGTTGGTAAAATCTCCTTATCAAAATCAAATCCATTACTTGGCGATCGCACTCCTGATAAAAGGCGATCGCCTTTTTAATCGACTAGCCCAAGGACTTCGATCGCGTCTTCCTCCACGAATCCATAAGAGATATTGTTGAGCAGAACGAATTGGTAATCTTCATCAAGCTCATCGATGGCGTCTATCAATTTTTGAGGGATATCTGAAAAATTCAATTCCTCCCACTGGTAAGCGACGCTGGTATTCTCTCTTAAAGCAATGCAGATTAGTCCACATAATCCCAAGGCTTGGGAGCGATTAAGTTTGGCTGTGTCTGCGAGAATTTTTTGAATGATAATATGGACTCCTTATAACTTGGTATTTGACTGGCGATCGCTCTGTGCTACTGGTAGGGCGATCGCCTTTTGCATGAGCATCAGGTACAAATTCAAGGGTGTTTCCACGCGGGGACTAGGCAGTGCGTGGGTGCTTGCTCCAGGTGCAACGCGAAGGGTTAGGCGTTGGGGAGCGGTTTTGTGTTGCAAATATAGTTTTGCGTTTGCAAAACCTAAATGTTATATTATGCAAGTGCAAAAGTCTTGTCAAGGTTTTGCATTTGCTTAAAAGTTTTGCATTTGCATAAAATAAGGGAGTAGTTGTGGAATGTAAGAATGGTCAGACCAAAGAAACACGCCGAGGACTCGAAATCAGTCACAGTCCGAATGAGTCAAGCAGATTGGGAGAAGCTAAAAGCTCAAGCATCGGCGATGGGATTAACCAGATCGGATCTTCTCACCAAGATTGCTCAGGAGGAAATCACTCTAGGACAGGCATCAAGCCAAACAGTTCTGCTGGGAAAATCATAGAGCGTCTCGAATTCATCGAGAACGCTTATTCTACATATCTTGAAGGTCGTCAACAGCATTTAGAAACTAGCCTGATTGAAACCAAGGAACAAAAAGAACTTTTCAACAATGCAGTTCAAGAGCTTAAACGAGAAATACGTGATTTAGTTTCTGCCGAGGAACATATACCAGAATCTAAATAAAACCGTCCTACCTACTGGGTGAGGACGGTTTTGTTTTATGAAGAAAAGTTCAAAAACAAATACGGGTATCCTCCGATGCTCAGATCAAAGTAACCCGTAGATGCTGGAATGAGTTGCTTCTACCAACTCAACCACTATGCATATATTAGTCCTTTCAATCTGGTTCATCTTAATGCTAGGTGCGCTGTCTATTTGCTGGCAGATTGTACAGCCCGATGTTGCAAGAGCCGCAAGAAAAAGACGCTACCACATTCAAGAAATGATCCGCGAGGGAAGAGAGCGAGCCAACAGGCAACCGCGACGATCCACATCCAAATCACGCACCACCAGAAAACCTGGGAGAGAAAAAGTCAACCCTCGACTTTGGAGCCAACTAATCACCCTAGTTCAAGGAGACACAGCCGTTGCCGCCAGATTGATCAGATACGAACAAAACCGAAATCCCGATCGCAGTCGTGACTGGTGTGCAGAAAAAGCCATTTGGCAACTACAGCGCGATCGCCACTAAAAAAAATCAAAAGCCATCCAATGATTAAACAGATGGCTTTGACTCAACAAATCACTTAAATTATGACAGAAAAAACCCAGAAAAACGCCCTTCCGTGGACAGAAGAACACGAATCATTCTGTTACCAAAACCGAATTCCCAACGCTGCAAAAGTCCTTTGGCAATGGCTAATGAGACAAGGGGAAGTCAGCCTAGAAACAGAACCTGACCTATACAGAATTTAATGCTTGGGTAGAAAAGTCAAGAGGCAAGGGATACAGTCACAATTATTTAAAGAAGATGTTCGAGTTACTTTGCGAACATCGGGTAATTCAAGTGGTAAAGCAGTACAGTTGGAAGATATTTAAGTTACTAGTGAGACCGCTGGAGTGGTTGAAGCCACCGAGAAAGAAGACGAGAAAAAAACTTACAAAACAATAACTCGACTTACAATCCACCTGAACTCAAAAGATAAGTCTGCCGTTGAGGAGGATATACAGCAGCAGCATTCTAATCTTATTAGCAATCAAGCCACCCTTGCAGATGAAGGTATACATTTTGACGAAAGCGAGAAAGAGGTTTTAAACCATTCAAATCCTGAAATAAAAGTATCTATTGCTCTATTTAAGATACGTGGTGGATTTGATAAAATTTCCAACCCAGAGGGATTTATTCGCTCTTGTTTACGTCAAAGATGGTGGGAACATCCGACTAATATCAAGCAACTAAACGCAATTCCTGAATACGCTCCTAACTCAACATTTTGGGATGAACTTAAGGGAGTTGAGTCATGAGTCAACAACTCTCCCTATTCACCCTTGCCCCTGTAAGCCAGATTAAGACAGTACAGGATCCTTACTGGGATGAAATAGTTGCGCCCCAACACATTCAAGAAAAAACTGATACTCAGCAAGCTGGAACTCCGTACAATTGTGTTGGGGCGCAAGTAAACGAAGATACGCAATTAGATACCGTAGAATCTCCTGTTGGGGCGCAAGTTGCATTAGATACTAAAAAAGTTGCGCCCCAACACGATACCCACTGGGTAGAGAAATATTGGGTCGAACGCTCTGGTAGTAAATATTGGTACTATCGCTACTGCTGGATGACTGGCAGGAAGAAAAATCGGATTTATCTTGGCAGTGCAAATAGTGCGATCGCTAAAAATCGAAAGGCAGATGTAGAAGCCGCAATCAACGACGGACAGACACCACAAGAGATTCAACACTTGATTCACTCTTGGCGTCACCATTCGCAACCAAATTCCTAAATCTTTTGAGTTCATCCCACCGGCGGCTTTCTAGTGAAGCAGTACGGCTGTACTGATTGGGGCGAAACTCTGCTTTTCTCCGTTCCACAAAAGAATCAATAAATTTG is a genomic window of Fortiea contorta PCC 7126 containing:
- a CDS encoding Arm DNA-binding domain-containing protein, which gives rise to MSQQLSLFTLAPVSQIKTVQDPYWDEIVAPQHIQEKTDTQQAGTPYNCVGAQVNEDTQLDTVESPVGAQVALDTKKVAPQHDTHWVEKYWVERSGSKYWYYRYCWMTGRKKNRIYLGSANSAIAKNRKADVEAAINDGQTPQEIQHLIHSWRHHSQPNS
- a CDS encoding IS110 family transposase, coding for MIKVLGLDVSKSSVSACLLTDKPVQPRQFYYDCHFLKLEANASGIRELLQLQPDVAIMEPTGNNYSKLWGTHLARAGVEVRLVGHKELRNYRANHLALPDKDDDADALALACYYFDYHQDPRRFVQIRDEAIVKIRELVLRLAHLNRVQSPIINRLRQDLAWQFPEVALVKSVRGASGEVPLLWGWLAGVRPSKKYDALYAQTVGLGITATVRQHAQRLCNLQTEEFNIEVELSQLLSDSRFEKYRAVFTRFGFGTRLQSVIISQIYPIEAFLNADGKPEVRIRQGRNSKKSTKRHLSLRRFQKALGIAPSLESSGDKHKSKIIGGSDLCRKALWQWVFTRIEPKRSRLANHIGVTLGGLLDTEKAAGRPVKLVRMKVASYAARLLFRELVRCQK